A stretch of the Hippoglossus hippoglossus isolate fHipHip1 chromosome 1, fHipHip1.pri, whole genome shotgun sequence genome encodes the following:
- the thumpd1 gene encoding THUMP domain-containing protein 1 isoform X3: protein MSAAVKRSRKRYGHHGKRWKGSRELEVGMEGILITCNMNERKCTAEAFNLLSEYAEELFGPEKLQDNTGSSSDEEAEEEDVDVALKKEVAQLKASGTKQQRRFQAMESGANNVIFIRTQNLESDKLVHHILSDLHTTKKKKSRVILRMLPVTGTCKAFQDDMVKYLTTYLESWFKTPNCATYQIAFKARNSSHNKRDEIIKSIAGLVGMLNPKNKVDLTNPELTIIVEVIKTVCCISVVKDYALYRKYNVQEVMKEEAPKPDAAAEKTATDQPEQKEEKQTNQEENKGEEENGKNVSQENEEVKKNEEVKKNEEVKKNPEDE, encoded by the exons ATGTCCGCCGCGGTGAAACGGAGCAGGAAGCGGTACGGCCACCACGGCAAGCGGTGGAAGGGCTCCCGGGAGCTGGAGGTGGGCATGGAGGGCATCCTCATCACGTGCAACATGAACGAGAGGAAGTGCACCGCGGAGGCCTTCAACCTGCTCAGCGAGTACGCGGAGGAGCTGTTCGGACCCGAGAAG CTGCAAGACAATACTGGGAGCAGCAGTGACGAAGAGGCTGAGGAAGAAGACGTGGACGTTGCACTGAAGAAGGAAGTGGCACAGCTGAAAGCATCTGGAACCAAACAACAGAGGCGCTTCCAGGCTATGGAGAGCGGAGCGAACAACGTCATCTTCATCAGAACTCAGAATCTGG AATCTGACAAGTTGGTTCATCACATCCTGTCGGATCTCCACACcaccaagaagaagaagtccaGAGTGATTCTAAGGATGCTACCA GTGACTGGGACGTGCAAGGCCTTTCAGGATGACATGGTGAAGTATCTGACCACTTACCTGGAGTCGTGGTTCAAAACCCCAAATTGTGCTACGTATCAGATCGCCTTCAAGGCCCGGAACAGCAGCCACAACAAGAGAGACGAAATCATCAAATCCATCGCAG GTCTCGTGGGGATGCTGAACCCTAAAAACAAAGTGGATTTGACCAACCCAGAACTGACAATCATTGTGGAGGTCATCAAGACTGTGTGCTGCATCAGCGTGGTCAAAGACTATGCACTGTACAGAAAGTACAACGTTCAGGAGGTGATGAAAGAGGAAGCGCCGAAGCCCGACGCGGCCGCAGAGAAAACGGCTACAGACCAACCggagcagaaagaggagaaacagacgaaccaggaggaaaacaaaggtgaagaggaaaatggcaaaaatgtGTCGCAGGAAaacgaggag gtgaagaagaacgaggaagtgaagaagaacgaggaggtgaagaagaaccCCGAAGACGAGTAA
- the thumpd1 gene encoding THUMP domain-containing protein 1 isoform X2, translating into MSAAVKRSRKRYGHHGKRWKGSRELEVGMEGILITCNMNERKCTAEAFNLLSEYAEELFGPEKQDNTGSSSDEEAEEEDVDVALKKEVAQLKASGTKQQRRFQAMESGANNVIFIRTQNLESDKLVHHILSDLHTTKKKKSRVILRMLPVTGTCKAFQDDMVKYLTTYLESWFKTPNCATYQIAFKARNSSHNKRDEIIKSIAGLVGMLNPKNKVDLTNPELTIIVEVIKTVCCISVVKDYALYRKYNVQEVMKEEAPKPDAAAEKTATDQPEQKEEKQTNQEENKGEEENGKNVSQENEEVKKNEEVKKNEEVKKNEEVKKNPEDE; encoded by the exons ATGTCCGCCGCGGTGAAACGGAGCAGGAAGCGGTACGGCCACCACGGCAAGCGGTGGAAGGGCTCCCGGGAGCTGGAGGTGGGCATGGAGGGCATCCTCATCACGTGCAACATGAACGAGAGGAAGTGCACCGCGGAGGCCTTCAACCTGCTCAGCGAGTACGCGGAGGAGCTGTTCGGACCCGAGAAG CAAGACAATACTGGGAGCAGCAGTGACGAAGAGGCTGAGGAAGAAGACGTGGACGTTGCACTGAAGAAGGAAGTGGCACAGCTGAAAGCATCTGGAACCAAACAACAGAGGCGCTTCCAGGCTATGGAGAGCGGAGCGAACAACGTCATCTTCATCAGAACTCAGAATCTGG AATCTGACAAGTTGGTTCATCACATCCTGTCGGATCTCCACACcaccaagaagaagaagtccaGAGTGATTCTAAGGATGCTACCA GTGACTGGGACGTGCAAGGCCTTTCAGGATGACATGGTGAAGTATCTGACCACTTACCTGGAGTCGTGGTTCAAAACCCCAAATTGTGCTACGTATCAGATCGCCTTCAAGGCCCGGAACAGCAGCCACAACAAGAGAGACGAAATCATCAAATCCATCGCAG GTCTCGTGGGGATGCTGAACCCTAAAAACAAAGTGGATTTGACCAACCCAGAACTGACAATCATTGTGGAGGTCATCAAGACTGTGTGCTGCATCAGCGTGGTCAAAGACTATGCACTGTACAGAAAGTACAACGTTCAGGAGGTGATGAAAGAGGAAGCGCCGAAGCCCGACGCGGCCGCAGAGAAAACGGCTACAGACCAACCggagcagaaagaggagaaacagacgaaccaggaggaaaacaaaggtgaagaggaaaatggcaaaaatgtGTCGCAGGAAaacgaggag gtgaagaagaacgaggaggtgaagaagaacgaggaagtgaagaagaacgaggaggtgaagaagaaccCCGAAGACGAGTAA
- the thumpd1 gene encoding THUMP domain-containing protein 1 isoform X1, with the protein MSAAVKRSRKRYGHHGKRWKGSRELEVGMEGILITCNMNERKCTAEAFNLLSEYAEELFGPEKLQDNTGSSSDEEAEEEDVDVALKKEVAQLKASGTKQQRRFQAMESGANNVIFIRTQNLESDKLVHHILSDLHTTKKKKSRVILRMLPVTGTCKAFQDDMVKYLTTYLESWFKTPNCATYQIAFKARNSSHNKRDEIIKSIAGLVGMLNPKNKVDLTNPELTIIVEVIKTVCCISVVKDYALYRKYNVQEVMKEEAPKPDAAAEKTATDQPEQKEEKQTNQEENKGEEENGKNVSQENEEVKKNEEVKKNEEVKKNEEVKKNPEDE; encoded by the exons ATGTCCGCCGCGGTGAAACGGAGCAGGAAGCGGTACGGCCACCACGGCAAGCGGTGGAAGGGCTCCCGGGAGCTGGAGGTGGGCATGGAGGGCATCCTCATCACGTGCAACATGAACGAGAGGAAGTGCACCGCGGAGGCCTTCAACCTGCTCAGCGAGTACGCGGAGGAGCTGTTCGGACCCGAGAAG CTGCAAGACAATACTGGGAGCAGCAGTGACGAAGAGGCTGAGGAAGAAGACGTGGACGTTGCACTGAAGAAGGAAGTGGCACAGCTGAAAGCATCTGGAACCAAACAACAGAGGCGCTTCCAGGCTATGGAGAGCGGAGCGAACAACGTCATCTTCATCAGAACTCAGAATCTGG AATCTGACAAGTTGGTTCATCACATCCTGTCGGATCTCCACACcaccaagaagaagaagtccaGAGTGATTCTAAGGATGCTACCA GTGACTGGGACGTGCAAGGCCTTTCAGGATGACATGGTGAAGTATCTGACCACTTACCTGGAGTCGTGGTTCAAAACCCCAAATTGTGCTACGTATCAGATCGCCTTCAAGGCCCGGAACAGCAGCCACAACAAGAGAGACGAAATCATCAAATCCATCGCAG GTCTCGTGGGGATGCTGAACCCTAAAAACAAAGTGGATTTGACCAACCCAGAACTGACAATCATTGTGGAGGTCATCAAGACTGTGTGCTGCATCAGCGTGGTCAAAGACTATGCACTGTACAGAAAGTACAACGTTCAGGAGGTGATGAAAGAGGAAGCGCCGAAGCCCGACGCGGCCGCAGAGAAAACGGCTACAGACCAACCggagcagaaagaggagaaacagacgaaccaggaggaaaacaaaggtgaagaggaaaatggcaaaaatgtGTCGCAGGAAaacgaggag gtgaagaagaacgaggaggtgaagaagaacgaggaagtgaagaagaacgaggaggtgaagaagaaccCCGAAGACGAGTAA
- the thumpd1 gene encoding THUMP domain-containing protein 1 isoform X4, translating to MSAAVKRSRKRYGHHGKRWKGSRELEVGMEGILITCNMNERKCTAEAFNLLSEYAEELFGPEKLQDNTGSSSDEEAEEEDVDVALKKEVAQLKASGTKQQRRFQAMESGANNVIFIRTQNLESDKLVHHILSDLHTTKKKKSRVILRMLPVTGTCKAFQDDMVKYLTTYLESWFKTPNCATYQIAFKARNSSHNKRDEIIKSIAGLVGMLNPKNKVDLTNPELTIIVEVIKTVCCISVVKDYALYRKYNVQEVMKEEAPKPDAAAEKTATDQPEQKEEKQTNQEENKGEEENGKNVSQENEEVKKSEEVKKNPEDE from the exons ATGTCCGCCGCGGTGAAACGGAGCAGGAAGCGGTACGGCCACCACGGCAAGCGGTGGAAGGGCTCCCGGGAGCTGGAGGTGGGCATGGAGGGCATCCTCATCACGTGCAACATGAACGAGAGGAAGTGCACCGCGGAGGCCTTCAACCTGCTCAGCGAGTACGCGGAGGAGCTGTTCGGACCCGAGAAG CTGCAAGACAATACTGGGAGCAGCAGTGACGAAGAGGCTGAGGAAGAAGACGTGGACGTTGCACTGAAGAAGGAAGTGGCACAGCTGAAAGCATCTGGAACCAAACAACAGAGGCGCTTCCAGGCTATGGAGAGCGGAGCGAACAACGTCATCTTCATCAGAACTCAGAATCTGG AATCTGACAAGTTGGTTCATCACATCCTGTCGGATCTCCACACcaccaagaagaagaagtccaGAGTGATTCTAAGGATGCTACCA GTGACTGGGACGTGCAAGGCCTTTCAGGATGACATGGTGAAGTATCTGACCACTTACCTGGAGTCGTGGTTCAAAACCCCAAATTGTGCTACGTATCAGATCGCCTTCAAGGCCCGGAACAGCAGCCACAACAAGAGAGACGAAATCATCAAATCCATCGCAG GTCTCGTGGGGATGCTGAACCCTAAAAACAAAGTGGATTTGACCAACCCAGAACTGACAATCATTGTGGAGGTCATCAAGACTGTGTGCTGCATCAGCGTGGTCAAAGACTATGCACTGTACAGAAAGTACAACGTTCAGGAGGTGATGAAAGAGGAAGCGCCGAAGCCCGACGCGGCCGCAGAGAAAACGGCTACAGACCAACCggagcagaaagaggagaaacagacgaaccaggaggaaaacaaaggtgaagaggaaaatggcaaaaatgtGTCGCAGGAAaacgaggaggtgaagaagagcgaggag gtgaagaagaaccCCGAAGACGAGTAA
- the eri2 gene encoding ERI1 exoribonuclease 2, producing MIRKTTGSQVEVADMSTKKLAKQLGLLRQRSQSSSGSKKPLVSNQTFSYLIVIDFESTCWREKGNYSPEVIEFPAVLLNTSSGEVESEFHTYVQPQEHPTLSEFCTELTGITQMQVEAGIPLRICLSRFCRWLQNLQLEKGVVFPNKQQKCSSTSPSQKLCTFLTWSDWDLGVCLQYECKRKQLHKPESLNSWIDLRSTYRLFYDRKPKGLNGALQDLGIQFAGREHSGLDDSRNTAQLAARMMRDGCVMKITRSLERTPSTVKPVFGNVTTDKKREKPNTDNEENTPTTNKSSSSKIPLTSCQIKTCSEKNAVKSDTTENASSVQESVQSLMSPKTLLNGTNTPLWGCSRRSVSSGAVTDLSSSVTINMSSPHSNSNKTLILCSTTLGCLSDLPHTDQPLKSRGTVAHVEDEERGELSVETEERWGSYDDVVFEGDEETDGERISDFDSGCYVWEESDNTSDLTEGQVTLRDNTSAENSSKTTHSSTMFVSAKNTRVDQLNMMRQHSVISGPDTCFAVPETVSWFSKNKLAQLNSLLFQKNSDKAPNKTNTPSLLRHKVFIPGKTSTPHTSFVKPKPVIMQNTTHKTPRTSFTIFNDLVQHAAASRSSLFTPKNVLSSLSANTNSSSTNRSSMSVTFKKGQQITSPLCACGRRAKRQLVSNGGPNHGRGFYCCPVRRSGSGGRIQKGCEFFKWESSLMKRSSVASPAAGASVSLSSTLNYPPQQRSTIRKSY from the exons ATGATTAGAAAAACAACCGGTTCCCAGGTTGAAGTTGCAGATATGTCGACAAAGAAACTGGCGAA acaGCTGGGGTTGTTGAGGCAGAGGAGTCAGTCTTCCTCTGGGTCTAAGAAACCTCTGGTATCAA ATCAGACATTTTCATACCTGATAGTGATCGACTTTGAGTCCACTtgctggagagagaaaggcaaCTACAGTCCGGAAGTTA TTGAGTTTCCTGCTGTCCTGCTGAACACTTCCTCGGGGGAAGTCGAGTCTGAGTTTCACACGTATGTTCAACCCCAGGAGCACCCGACCCTGTCCGAGTTCTGCACTGAGCTGACGGGGATCACACAG ATGCAAGTTGAAGCAGGGATCCCACTGCGGATCTGTCTTTCTCGGTTCTGCCGCTGGCTGCAAAACCTGCAGCTCGAGAAGGGTGTGGTGTTTCCCAACAAACAACAGAAGTGTTCTTCAACTTCACCTTCTCAAAAACTGTGTACTTTCCTCACGTGGTCAG ACTGGGATCTTGGAGTTTGTTTGCAGTACGAGTGCAAACGAAAGCAGCTGCATAAACCTGAGTCGCTCAACAGCTGGATCGATCTGAGAAGCACATACAGA CTCTTTTACGACAGGAAACCCAAAGGCCTGAATGGGGCACTTCAAGATCTCGGAATACAGTTTGCAGGAAGAGAACATTCAG GTTTGGATGATTCCAGAAATACAGCTCAGCTGGCAGCGAGGATGATGAGGGATGGGTGTGTGATGAAGATCACTAGAAGCCTTGAGAGG ACGCCATCAACGGTCAAACCTGTGTTTGGAAACGTAACTACAgacaagaagagagaaaaacccAACACCGATAACGAGGAAAATACACCTACCACAAACAAATCCTCCTCGTCTAAGATTCCTCTGACAtcatgtcaaataaaaacctgttcaGAGAAGAATGCGGTGAAATCTGACACGACGGAAAATGCAAGTTCAGTTCAGGAATCTGTTCAAAGCCTGATGTCACCCAAGACACTTCTGAATGGTACAAATACACCACTGTGGGGGTGCAGCAGGAGGTCGGTATCCTCAGGCGCTGTCACTGATCTTTCTTCTTCAGTTACGATAAACATGTCCTCACCGCACAGTAACAGCAACAAAACCCTTATCCTGTGCTCCACGACTCTGGGCTGCCTGTCTGATCTACCTCACACAGACCAGCCTTTAAAAAGCAGAGGAACAGTGGCCCATGTGGAGGACGAGGAACGTGGAGAACTTTCAGTGGAAACCGAGGAGAGGTGGGGTTCATATGATGATGTGGTGTTTGAGGGTGATGAGGAAACTGATGGAGAACGTATCTCAGATTTTGATAGTGGATGTTATGTGTGGGAAGAATCTGACAATACATCAGATTTAACAGAGGGTCAGGTCACATTAAGGGACAATACAAGTGCTGAAAACTCCTCTAAAACAACTCACTCATCcacaatgtttgtttctgcAAAGAACACGAGAGTGGATCAGTTAAATATGATGAGGCAGCACTCGGTGATCTCAGGGCCAGATACATGTTTTGCTGTGCCGGAGACTGTTAGTTGGTTTTCCAAAAACAAATTGGCACAACTCAACTCTCTACTATTCCAAAAGAATTCGGACAAAGccccaaacaaaacaaacacaccctctTTACTCAGGCACAAAGTTTTCATCCCAGGAAAGACCTCCACACCCCATACCTCATTTGTCAAACCGAAACCAGTCATCATGCAAAACACAACTCACAAAACGCCGAGGACCTCTTTCACCATCTTCAATGACCTAGTACAACATGCTGCAGCATCAC GTAGCTCGCTGTTCACCCCCAAAAACGTCCTCTCCTCTTTATCAGCCAACACAAACTCATCATCTACCAACCGCTCCTCAATGTCcgtgacatttaaaaaaggacagCAGATCACATCTCCACTGTGTGCGTGCGGCCGCCGTGCCAAGCGGCAGCTTGTGTCCAACGGGGGTCCAAACCACGGCCGAGGGTTTTACTGCTGTCCGGTCCGCCGCTCGGGCAGCGGAGGCCGGATCCAGAAGGGATGTGAGTTCTTCAAATGGGAGTCGTctctgatgaagaggagttCAGTGGCCTCTCCTGCTGCCGGGGCCTCTGTTTCACTCAGCTCCACTCTGAACTATCCACCACAACAGAGGTCAACCATAAGAAAAAGCTATTAA
- the parn gene encoding poly(A)-specific ribonuclease PARN isoform X2, protein MELTRRNYKGCLKTVYSAIEEADFLAIDGEFSGISDGPNVSALTNGLDTPEGRYAKLKKHSMDFLLFQFGLCAFKYDQAKSKYIIKPFNFYVFPKPFNRTSPDIKFICQSSSIDFLASQGFDFNKVFCDGIPYLNQEEEAQLREQTEERRNQQANGLGTPSFISPSSKGPAHVPDEHKDFINRVIEKVEALFTNSEKTVNLQPCTGFQRKLIYQTLNWKFPKGLHVETVETEKKERFIQICRVDDEERKRREQQKLEREQEELNDAVGFSRVIHAISKSGKLVVGHNMLLDVMHTIHQFYCPLPEDLQDFKEVTMCVFPRLMDTKLMASTQPFKDLITNTSLAELEKQLKMTPFKSPQVETAEGYPSYDTAQEQLHEAGYDAYITGLCFISMANYLGSFLTPPKPFISPRSKLIEPFHNKLFLMRIIDIPYLNITGPDLQPKRDHVLHVSFPKEWKTSDLYQLFSAFGNIQVSWIDDTSAFVSLSQTDQVQIAMNTSRYAESYRIQTYAEYIQLKEKDKVRHSTKSWGEDGWVKHHYTSSATSGFGYSRGLRKRSISPVQGEQGIGELVITDGWSHYSYPDSMGSKKMKTDDAS, encoded by the exons ATGGAGCTGACACGCAGAA ATTACAAGGGCTGCCTGAAGACGGTGTACAGCGCCATAGAGGAGGCGGACTTTCTGGCCATCGATGGGGAGTTTTCAG GGATAAGCGACGGTCCCAATGTCAGTGCGCTGACCAACGGACTGGACACCCCGGAGGGCCGGTACGCCAAGCTCAAAAAG CACTCCATGGACTTTCTGCTGTTCCAGTTTGGATTATGCGCATTCAAGTACGACCAGGCAAAGTCAAA GTATATCATAAAGCCTTTTAATTTCTATGTATTCCCGAAACCATTCAACAGGACGTCCCCTGACATAAAGTTCATCTGTCAA agTTCCAGCATCGACTTCCTGGCCAGTCAGGGATTTGACTTCAACAAGGTGTTCTGTGATG GAATCCCATACCTGAACCAAGAGGAGGAGGCCCAGCTGAgggagcagacagaggagaggaggaaccAGCAAGCTAACGGCCTCGGGACCCCGTCCTTCATCTCCCCATCGTCCAAAGGCCCCGCACACGTACCCGATGAACATAAAGACTTTATCAACAGGGTGAT AGAGAAAGTTGAGGCCCTCTTCACTAACTCGGAGAAGACTGTTAACTTGCAGCCATGCACCGG GTTTCAGAGAAAGCTGATCTACCAGACCCTGAACTGGAA GTTTCCCAAGGGGCTTCATGTGGAAACCGTGGAAACGGAAAAG AAGGAGCGATTCATCCAGATCTGCAGAGTAGATgacgaggagaggaagaggagggagcagcagaAACTGGAGAGGGAGCAG gaGGAGCTAAATGATGCTGTTGGATTCTCCAGGGTCATCCACGCCATCTCTAAATCT GGTAAACTCGTGGTCGGCCACAACATGCTCTTGGATGTGATGCACACCATCCACCAGTTCTACTGCCCTCTTCCGGAG GATCTTCAAGACTTTAAAGAGGTCACAATGTGTGTCTTCCCAAG ACTAATGGACACAAAGCTGATGGCTTCTACTCAGCCTTTTAAG GACCTGATCACTAACACCTCTCTGGCAGAGctggagaagcagctgaagatgacccccttcaagtcacCGCAAGTTG AAACCGCAGAGGGGTACCCCAGTTACGACACAGCCCAGGAGCAGCTCCACGAGGCGGGGTACGACGCCTACATCACTGGGCTCTGTTTCATCTCCATGGCCAACTACCTGG GCTCTTTCTTGACTCCACCCAAACCTTTCATCTCACCTCGATCCAAACTCATTGAGCCATTCCACAACAA GCTTTTCCTGATGAGGATAATAGATATTCCCTACCTCAACATCACAGGACCAGATT TGCAGCCCAAAAGAGACCATGTCCTCCATGTCTCATTCCCAAAAGAATGGAAGACCAGTGACCTCTACCAGCTCTTTAGTGCCTttg GGAATATCCAGGTTTCATGGATTGATGACACATCAGCGTTTGTGTCCCTGAGTCAAACGGACCAGGTACAGATAG CTATGAACACCAGTCGCTATGCAGAGAGCTACAGGATCCAGACGTACGCCGAGTACATCCAGTTAAAGGAGAAGGACAAGGTCAGGCACAGCACCAAATCCTGGGGCGAGGACGGCTGGGTCAAACATCACTATACCTCATCCGCTACCAGTGGTTTTGGATATTCCAG GGGTTTGAGGAAACGCAGCATCAGTCCAGTTCAAGGAGAGCAGGGGATCGGAGAACTTGTTATTACAGACGGCTGGAGTCACTACTCATACCCGGATAGCATGGGCAGCAAGAAGATGAAAACTGATG ATGCAAGTTGA
- the LOC117770309 gene encoding RNA exonuclease 5-like, with translation MKMEPSSAATSCREKRRNVSSTAHDTAKRLKSEQEGAVAPPLCPPRISVPLDRLQQPITLTELTELLHYAALGKTGGIQQPSWCRLHHQRKVKGVNVVIVEGLTQSHFYKHYLTLRRLRTNYSSRITFTPPSQNVASGIFSSEVPKSDAPSLSKTHMENSQIPKAVKFHPVISKFGTRTRGLTAYLLSQEEMIQKNYPVKGMPGFEEFVCTDSVECVTDSSPLYGLDCEMCLTEKGNELTRVSLVDSDGNCVLDDLVKPETRILNYLTMFSGVTAAMLRPVTTTLRDVQAKLRALLPRDAVLVGHSINSDLGALKLIHRHLIDTALLYRKEFGQKFKLKILAENILKRQIQTEEKKGHHPTEDAVAALELAQYFIKTGPRQVVEHHLEELWGYTIEEEIIELPAPTPSHRFADILQTLGRSVAFIGKRSDVALDLSHQQWHNSDKEVLASFRRRAECPFLSVLRLSSLSDHLKRCVPHREQQYQRVCANLRDMCVVFAGPFPEGFSEKEAKRLFRRCGPVRKIKLLNTSVRVHAEVEFELLEGATLALKTLNGLSLQGQSIKVQRPVYESMLDVDLTLDALAHDALDTSHLYAVKSKPSVTERINNSAMINGNTLDAKCPGAACVKTANGLHSAKGNDKRLQLETELSEETLTETFGHFGAVERILLPAKAGKHTRHAYIKFESPEVKHAALSSSDDPRTEDYVICPSLTPPHLCSWAALTTSTVDTEGEDEGSGHMHISSQDQEIELVVGKLDRCLGKLFRSLPECTLSVVVLLGHDSADDPHLGLCFMEIKSGSR, from the exons ATGAAAATGGAGCCTTCATCAGCAGCTacgagctgcagagagaagagaaggaacgTCTCCTCCACAGCACACGACACGGCCAAGAGATTAAAAAGTGAGCAGGAAGGAGCGGTGGCACCTCCACTCTGTCCGCCGAGGATCTCTGTGCCGCTCGACCGCCTCCAACAACCAATTACCCTGACTGAgctgacagagctgctgcacTACGCCGCTCTGGGGAAAACGGGTGGCATCCAACAACCCAG TTGGTGTCGTCTCCACCACCAGAGGAAGGTTAAAGGTGTGAATGTTGTAATCGTGGAGGGTCTGACCCAGAGTCACTTTTACAAACACTACCTCACGCTGCGACGCCTCAGAACCAACTATAGCTCT AGGATCACCTTCACTCCACCATCTCAGAACGTGGCATCTGGAATCTTCAGCAGTGAGGTTCCTAAGTCAGACGCTCCATcactttcaaaaacacacatggaaaacaGTCAAATACCCAAAG CCGTGAAGTTTCACCCAGTAATCAGCAAGTTTGGGACACGGACCAGAGGACTGACAGCGTATCTACTGAGCCAGGAGGAGATGATCCAGAAGAACTACCCGGTCAAAG GAATGCCTGGGTTTGAGGAGTTTGTGTGCACAGACAGTGTtgagtgtgtgactgacagcagcCCTCTGTATGGACTCGACTGTGAAATG tgtctgACTGAAAAGGGAAACGAGCTGACTCGTGTCTCTCTGGTGGACAGTGATGGAAACTGTGTTCTGGACGATCTGGTGAAACCTGAGACCCGCATCCTCAACTACCTGacaat GTTCTCTGGTGTCACTGCAGCAATGTTGCGACCAGTCACAACCACCCTCAGGGACGTTCAGGCGAAGCTCAGGGCGCTGTTGCCGCGGGACGCCGTTCTGGTGGGACATTCCATTAACTCCGACCTCGGGGCTCTGAAA CTGATCCACCGGCATTTAATCGACACGGCCCTGCTGTACAGGAAAGAGTTTGGACAGAAGTTTAAGCTCAAGATCTTGGCCGAGAATATTCTGAA GAGGCAAATACAAACCGAAGAGAAGAAGGGTCATCATCCCACTGAGGATGCTGTGGCAGCCCTGGAGCTGGCCCAATACTTTATTAAAACAGGACCTCGTCAG GTTGTGGAGCATCACCTGGAGGAGCTATGGGGATACACAATAGAGGAGGAAATCATAGAGCTGCCTGCACCCACACCGAGTCACAG GTTTGCAGACATATTACAGACCCTCGGCCGGTCAGTTGCCTTCATAGGGAAGCGTTCTGACGTCGCTCTGGATTTGTCCCATCAGCAGTGGCACAACTCGGACAAAGAG GTGTTGGCCTCTTTCAGGAGACGGGCCGAGTGTCCGTTCCTCTCAGTGCTCCGGTTGTCTTCCCTCTCAGACCACCTGAAGCGCTGTGTTCCTCACCGGGAGCAGCAGTACCAGAGG gtgtgtgCAAACCTTCGTGACATGTGCGTAGTCTTCGCTGGGCCGTTTCCGGAAGGTTTCTCCGAGAAGGAGGCGAAGCGGCTTTTTCGTCGCTGCGGACCAGTTCGGAAAATCAAACTGCTGAACACAAGCGTAAGA GTCCATGCAGAGGTAGAGTTCGAGCTGCTGGAGGGAGCGACGCTCgctttaaaaactttaaatggaCTCAGTTTGCAGGGACAGTCCATCAAG GTGCAGAGGCCTGTTTACGAGTCGATGCTGGACGTGGATCTGACTCTTGACGCTTTGGCGCATGATGCCCTCGACACCAGTCACCTCTACGCTGTTAAATCAAAGCCCAGTGTGACTGAGCGCATAAACAATTCTGCAATGATCAACGGAAACACATTAGATGCAAAATGTCCAGGTGCAGCTTGTGTTAAAACTGCAAATGGGTTACACTCTGCTAAAGGGAACGATAAAcggctgcagctggagaccGAACTGTCTGAGGAAACACTCACAGAGACGTTCGGACACTTTGGAGCCGTGGAGAGAATCCTCCTTCCTGCCAAAGCCGGAAAACATACAAGACACGCGTACATAA agTTTGAGAGTCCAGAGGTCAAACACGCAGCcctcagctcctctgatgaTCCCCGCACGGAGGACTACGTCATCTGTCCGTCCCTGACTCCGCCCCACTTGTGCTCATGGGCCGCCCTGACAACAAGTACAGTGGATACTGAGGGGGAAGACGAGGGGAGTGGCCATATGCACATCAGCTCTCAG GACCAGGAGATTGAGCTCGTGGTGGGGAAGCTGGACCGATGCCTGGGGAAGCTCTTTAGAAGTCTCCCAGAATGCACCTTGTCTGTGGTCGTGCTGCTTGGACACGACAG TGCTGATGACCCGCATCTTGGTTTGTGCTTCATGGAGATTAAATCTGGGTCCAGGTGA